Proteins from one Poecile atricapillus isolate bPoeAtr1 chromosome 6, bPoeAtr1.hap1, whole genome shotgun sequence genomic window:
- the NKX2-3 gene encoding homeobox protein Nkx-2.3, translating to MMLPSPVTSTPFSVKDILNLEQQQDPHYGAQLPHHLEHHFHPAACLLAAADGARFSDGEEEEEEEKLSYLSPMAAPGSQADARISADNYVHAVLRGSCEAPGPEEELDPAVRDPKSCVLKKPLDAAEKAEETERPKQRSRRKPRVLFSQAQVFELERRFKQQRYLSAPEREHLASSLKLTSTQVKIWFQNRRYKCKRQRQDKSLELGGPAAPPPPRRVAVPVLVRDGKPCLGGSQGYSSAYNGPYSYNGFPAYGYGNAASYNPGYGCTYPAGTGGASMQAACSPAAAAGPFVNVGGLGGFSGGGQPLHQPAAGPSCGQGALQGIRAW from the exons ATGATGTTACCGAGCCCCGTCACCTCCACACCCTTCTCTGTCAAAGACATCCTcaacctggagcagcagcaggaccctCACTATGGGGCCCAGCTCCCGCACCACCTGGAGCACCACTTCCATCCCGCTGCCTGCCTGCTGGCGGCCGCCGACGGCGCCCGCTTCTCCGACGgcgaggaggaagaggaggaggaaaagctctCGTACCTGAGCCCCATGGCAGCGCCCGGGAGTCAGGCGGACGCGCGGATCTCCGCCGACAACTACGTTCACGCCGTGCTGCGTGGCTCCTGCGAGGCCCCCGGCCCGGAAGAAGAGCTGGACCCGGCGGTCCGAGACCCAA AGAGCTGCGTTCTGAAGAAGCCGCTGGACGCAGCGGAGAAGGCGGAGGAGACGGAGAGGCCGAAGCAGCGGAGCCGGAGGAAGCCGCGCGTACTCTTCTCCCAGGCGCAAGTCTTCGAGCTGGAGCGTCGGTTCAAGCAGCAGCGTTACCTGTCGGCGCCCGAGCGGGAGCACCTGGCCAGCAGCCTCAAGCTCACCTCCACGCAGGTGAAGATCTGGTTCCAGAACCGGCGCTACAAGTGCAAGCGGCAGCGGCAGGACAAGTCGCTGGAGCTGggcggccccgcggccccgccgccgccgcgcagGGTGGCCGTGCCCGTGCTGGTCCGTGACGGCAAGCCGTGCCTCGGCGGGTCGCAGGGTTACAGCTCGGCGTACAACGGGCCCTACTCCTACAATGGCTTCCCCGCCTACGGCTACGGCAACGCTGCCTCCTACAACCCCGGCTACGGCTGCACCTACCCGGCGGGCACCGGCGGCGCGTCCATGCAAGCCGCCTGCAGCCCGGCGGCGGCCGCCGGCCCCTTCGTGAACGTGGGCGGCCTGGGGGGTTTCAGCGGCGGCGGCCAGCCGCTGCACCAGCCGGCGGCGGGGCCTTCCTGCGGCCAGGGCGCACTGCAGGGCATCCGGGCCTGGTAG
- the GOT1 gene encoding aspartate aminotransferase, cytoplasmic yields MAASIFAAVPASPPVAVFKLTADFREDSDSRKVNLGVGAYRTDEGQPWVLPVVKKVEQMIANDNSLNHEYLPILGLPEFRANASRIALGDDSPAIKEKRVGSVQSLGGTGALRIGAEFLRRWYNGNNNTATPVYVSAPSWENHNSVFMDAGFKDIRTYHYWDAAKRGLDLQGLLNDMEQAPEFSIFILHACAHNPTGTDPTPEQWKQIAAVMKRRSLFPFFDSAYQGFASGSLDKDAWAVRFFVSEGFELFCAQSFSKNFGLYNERVGNLTVVGKDADNVQRVLSQMEKIVRTTWSNPPSQGARIVATTLSSPQLFDEWKGNVKTMADRVLLMRSELRSRLEALGTPGTWNHITEQIGMFSFTGLNPKQVEYLVKEKHIYLMASGRINMCGLTTKNLDYVAKSIHEAVTKIQ; encoded by the exons ATGGCCGCCTCCATCTTCGCCGCCGTCCCTGCCTCCCCGCCTGTCGCCGTCTTCAAGCTCACGGCGGATTTCCGGGAGGACAGCGACTCGCGGAAGGTCAACCTCGGCGTGGGCG CCTACCGCACGGACGAGGGGCAGCCATGGGTCTTGCCGGTGGTGAAGAAAGTGGAGCAGATGATCGCCAACGACAACAGCCTGAACCACGAGTATCTGCCCATCCTGGGGCTGCCCGAGTTCCGGGCCAACGCCTCCCGGATCGCCCTGGGTGATGACAGCCCTGCCATCAAGGAGAAACGG GTCGGAAGTGTTCAGTCCCTGGGCGGGACGGGCGCGCTGCGGATCGGTGCAGAGTTCCTGAGGCGCTGGTACAATGGCAACAACAACACGGCCACCCCAGTCTATGtctctgctccatcctggg AGAACCACAATTCTGTGTTTATGGATGCTGGCTTCAAAGATATTAGAACCTACCACTATTGGGATGCTGCCAAGAGGGGTCTGGATCTCCAGGGGCTGCTGAATGATATGGAG CAAGCCCCGGAGTTCTCCATTTTCATCCTCCATGCCTGTGCACACAACCCAACAGGCACAGACCCTACTCCTGAGCAGTGGAAGCAGATTGCTGCTGTCATGAAG CGCCGGAGCCTGTTTCCATTCTTCGACTCTGCGTACCAAGGGTTTGCCTCTGGCAGCCTGGACAAGGATGCCTGGGCTGTGCGATTCTTTGTCTCCGAGGGCTTTGAGCTCTTCTGTGCACAGTCGTTTTCCAAGAACTTTGGGCTCTACA ATGAACGGGTGGGGAACCTGACCGTGGTGGGGAAGGATGCAGACAATGTGCAGCGTGTGCTATCCCAGATGGAGAAGATCGTGCGCACCACTTGGTCCAACCCTCCCTCCCAGGGAGCTCGCATTGTGGCAACTACACTTTCTTCCCCTCAGCTCTTTGATGAGTG gaagggcaaTGTGAAGACAATGGCAGATCGGGTCTTGCTGATGCGGTCAGAGCTCCGGTCTCGGCTGGAGGCCCTTGGGACTCCAGGCACCTGGAACCACATCACAGAGCAGATTGGCATGTTCAGCTTCACAGGGTTGAACC CTAAGCAGGTGGAGTACCTGGTCAAGGAAAAACACATCTACCTGATGGCTAGTGGGCGCATCAACATGTGTGGTCTAACTACCAAGAACCTGGACTATGTGGCCAAGTCCATCCATGAAGCTGTCACAAAAATCCAATGA